The Verrucomicrobium spinosum DSM 4136 = JCM 18804 genome includes a region encoding these proteins:
- a CDS encoding phosphopantothenoylcysteine decarboxylase, whose translation MRILITAGPTREPLDPVRYLTNRSSGRMGYALAEAAVAEGHLVDLVSGPVGLPPTDGVKMHFVETAQQMWEKVRQLTLGEPPPQLAIHAAAVSDYRPKIVAEQKIKKQADTLVLELERNPDVLGSMRGAFGFKGYLVGFAAETQNLVANAQEKLKRKGCDLVIANDVSRKDTGFDSAENEVMLCLPSGETELIPKQSKQTLAREIIRRVVALASQ comes from the coding sequence ATGAGGATCCTCATCACCGCTGGCCCCACCCGTGAGCCACTCGACCCCGTTCGCTACCTCACCAACCGGTCCTCCGGTCGGATGGGATATGCCCTGGCTGAAGCCGCCGTGGCAGAGGGTCACTTGGTGGATCTTGTGAGTGGGCCAGTAGGCCTGCCACCCACCGATGGCGTGAAGATGCACTTTGTGGAAACAGCCCAACAAATGTGGGAAAAAGTGCGCCAACTCACTCTGGGTGAACCTCCACCGCAACTGGCAATTCACGCTGCCGCAGTGTCCGACTACAGACCAAAGATCGTGGCGGAACAAAAGATCAAAAAGCAGGCAGACACCTTGGTTCTCGAGCTTGAGCGCAATCCGGATGTGCTGGGATCCATGCGTGGAGCCTTCGGTTTCAAGGGCTATTTGGTAGGCTTTGCTGCTGAAACTCAGAACCTGGTCGCCAACGCCCAGGAAAAACTGAAACGCAAGGGGTGCGATCTGGTCATTGCCAATGACGTGAGCCGCAAGGACACGGGGTTTGACAGCGCGGAAAACGAAGTCATGCTTTGCCTCCCTTCGGGCGAAACGGAGCTAATTCCCAAACAGTCCAAGCAAACGCTGGCGCGCGAGATCATCCGAAGGGTCGTCGCGCTGGCTTCCCAGTAG
- a CDS encoding prepilin peptidase: MTEILAHSLIFLLGLIAGVGVLRTVERFPFPFYRLGQSATRSGTGRRTLVVLVTAGLYLAAFAAVRGPWESWPSWGPLLALHWIFITLLIAGTFIDLDHFLLPHEITFGGLAVGLAGTALVPGLLHESTTWRGFLASVAGACVGALLIWLIIQLGKLAFGRLSRQFKEPLSWSVTQPTEEQPPQFNLGDETLSWEDIFFRPTDQLLLSCSELTINDQQCGPCELKVWRDRLETRARNNQVIVQQSMESVTILKGQCTKVVIPREAMGYGDLFLLAMIGSFLGWQGALFTLVGASFLGSAIPLLGAAVLRSKEWSSKIPFGPYLAAAAVIWLFFRVRLLEFLSPFFVV; this comes from the coding sequence GTGACCGAAATTCTTGCTCACTCACTGATTTTTCTCCTGGGGCTGATCGCAGGGGTGGGCGTCCTCCGCACGGTGGAGCGATTCCCCTTCCCGTTCTACCGTTTGGGCCAGTCGGCCACACGCTCGGGCACAGGACGTCGGACTCTCGTTGTCCTTGTCACAGCCGGACTCTATCTGGCTGCATTTGCTGCGGTCCGGGGCCCGTGGGAGTCCTGGCCATCGTGGGGCCCCCTGTTGGCGCTCCATTGGATCTTCATCACGCTGCTCATCGCAGGCACCTTCATCGATCTCGACCACTTCCTTTTACCGCATGAGATCACCTTTGGCGGCTTGGCGGTCGGGCTGGCAGGCACCGCCTTGGTGCCCGGACTGCTGCATGAGTCCACCACCTGGAGGGGCTTTCTGGCCTCGGTCGCGGGTGCTTGCGTCGGAGCCCTTCTCATCTGGCTGATCATCCAGCTGGGCAAGCTGGCATTTGGCAGGCTGAGCAGGCAGTTTAAGGAACCCCTGTCCTGGAGCGTCACCCAACCTACTGAGGAACAGCCGCCCCAATTCAATCTGGGTGATGAGACGCTTTCGTGGGAGGACATCTTCTTTCGCCCTACCGACCAGCTCCTCCTGTCATGCTCAGAACTCACGATCAATGACCAACAATGTGGCCCATGCGAGCTGAAGGTCTGGAGAGACCGGCTGGAGACTCGGGCAAGAAACAACCAGGTCATCGTCCAGCAGTCCATGGAGTCCGTGACGATCCTGAAAGGTCAGTGCACGAAGGTAGTCATCCCTCGCGAGGCCATGGGTTACGGTGACCTCTTTCTGCTGGCCATGATCGGCAGTTTTCTGGGCTGGCAGGGAGCGCTGTTCACGCTGGTAGGAGCATCCTTTCTGGGGTCTGCCATCCCTCTGTTGGGGGCGGCGGTCCTTCGCAGCAAGGAATGGAGCAGCAAGATCCCCTTCGGCCCCTATCTGGCCGCGGCGGCTGTGATCTGGCTCTTCTTCCGCGTCAGGCTGCTGGAATTCCTGAGCCCGTTCTTTGTGGTTTGA
- the ispF gene encoding 2-C-methyl-D-erythritol 2,4-cyclodiphosphate synthase, whose amino-acid sequence MSTRVGIGYDVHQYAEGRAFILGGVEIPHHRGLKGHSDADVLSHAIADAVLGALGEPDIGYWFPPTDASIEGISSLKILEKVAQIAADKGMKIVNVDSTVVAEAPKVNPHRLAMKEKIAAALGVTPDLVGVKATTNERMGFVGREEGVAAMAVASVEKA is encoded by the coding sequence ATGTCCACCCGTGTCGGCATAGGCTACGACGTCCACCAGTATGCAGAAGGCCGCGCCTTCATTCTCGGCGGTGTGGAGATCCCGCACCATCGGGGCTTGAAGGGCCACTCTGACGCCGACGTGCTAAGCCATGCTATTGCAGACGCAGTCCTGGGGGCCCTGGGTGAGCCGGACATTGGCTACTGGTTCCCGCCAACCGACGCCAGCATCGAAGGCATCAGCAGCCTCAAGATCCTGGAGAAAGTCGCCCAGATCGCAGCCGACAAGGGCATGAAGATTGTGAATGTGGACAGCACCGTGGTGGCCGAGGCTCCCAAGGTGAATCCCCATCGCCTGGCGATGAAAGAGAAGATCGCCGCCGCATTGGGGGTCACGCCAGATCTCGTCGGGGTGAAAGCCACGACCAACGAGCGCATGGGATTTGTGGGGCGTGAGGAAGGCGTGGCAGCCATGGCCGTGGCAAGCGTGGAGAAGGCGTAG
- a CDS encoding prepilin peptidase, producing MTRIAVLEFLIHLLIFFLGAGIGSFLNVVIYRLPLGISVNNPKRSFCPQCKKQIPWFQNLPLISWLSLRGKCAACKSPIPFRYFFVELLTGCIFYAIFIKFRGSWDYRLDWGDMVILYWIFAALLIAGTFIDIDHYILPHEITFGGLAVGLIGSWIEPQLMGEFIRSRGLVASLAGACIGATLIWVIIQLGKMAFGRIKRKFQSPEAWTISQPKEDEPPLFEIAKESFTWHDIFFRPSDRLVMTCTELKVNETSYGPCQLELRENAMKIRPESGAEVQHTTLEDIKKLEGQATQVLIPREAMGYGDIYLLAMIGSFLGWQAVLFTVVAASVLGSIIGVVPRLFGKTEWSSKIPFGPYLAGGAMIWLFYGPQLVEWYMNRLVVREILDV from the coding sequence ATGACCCGGATTGCTGTGCTCGAGTTCCTTATCCACCTGCTGATTTTCTTTTTGGGGGCAGGCATCGGTTCATTCCTCAATGTGGTCATCTACCGGCTGCCGCTAGGTATCTCGGTGAACAATCCCAAGCGGTCCTTCTGCCCGCAGTGCAAGAAGCAAATCCCCTGGTTCCAGAACCTGCCGCTCATCAGCTGGCTCTCGCTGCGTGGCAAGTGCGCCGCCTGCAAGTCCCCCATCCCCTTCCGCTACTTCTTTGTGGAGCTGCTCACCGGGTGCATCTTCTACGCGATCTTCATCAAGTTCCGCGGTTCCTGGGACTACCGGCTGGATTGGGGTGACATGGTGATTCTCTACTGGATCTTTGCCGCCCTCCTCATCGCTGGCACGTTCATCGATATCGATCACTACATCCTGCCGCATGAGATCACCTTCGGCGGCCTGGCCGTGGGCCTGATTGGCAGCTGGATCGAACCTCAGCTCATGGGTGAGTTCATCCGCAGCCGTGGCCTGGTTGCCTCGCTGGCGGGGGCCTGCATCGGCGCGACCCTCATCTGGGTGATCATTCAACTGGGGAAAATGGCCTTTGGTCGCATCAAAAGAAAGTTCCAGTCCCCCGAAGCGTGGACGATCTCCCAGCCGAAGGAAGACGAGCCCCCGCTCTTCGAGATCGCCAAGGAGTCCTTCACCTGGCACGACATCTTTTTCCGCCCCTCTGACCGTCTGGTCATGACTTGCACAGAACTCAAGGTAAACGAAACCAGCTATGGCCCCTGCCAGTTGGAACTGCGGGAGAATGCCATGAAGATCCGCCCGGAGTCCGGTGCCGAGGTACAGCACACCACGCTGGAGGATATCAAGAAGCTGGAAGGCCAGGCCACCCAGGTCCTCATCCCCCGCGAGGCCATGGGCTACGGGGACATTTACCTGCTGGCCATGATCGGCAGCTTCCTTGGTTGGCAGGCGGTGCTTTTTACTGTCGTCGCCGCCTCGGTCCTCGGCAGCATCATTGGCGTGGTGCCCCGCCTCTTTGGCAAGACGGAATGGAGCAGCAAGATCCCCTTTGGCCCGTACCTCGCAGGCGGAGCGATGATCTGGCTCTTCTACGGGCCCCAACTCGTGGAGTGGTATATGAACCGCCTCGTTGTCCGGGAAATTCTGGATGTGTAA
- a CDS encoding CCA tRNA nucleotidyltransferase: MQKTAVSIVRRLVEAGHQAVFAGGCVRDHLMGKEPKDYDIATSARPDEVQRLFPKSFAVGAHFGVILVREGQHSFEIATFRNDGEYADGRRPESVTFTTAEEDAHRRDFTVNGLFYDPINDEVLDYVGGRQDLARQVLRAIGDPRKRFEEDHLRLLRAVRFATVLGFEIEPGTWAAMLEMAPKITSISAERIREELSRILLHPNRVRGFDLLVSSGLMASVLPEILVLQGCEQPPQFHPEGDVFIHTRIMLGLLPEQVSLSLVWSVLLHDIAKPATFSRDPDGRIRFNGHDKLGAEMAEEILRRLKYPNDVIEPTVEAVANHMVFKDVQKMRISRLKRFMARPGFEDEMELHRVDCQSSNGFSDNYDFIRQKQEEFGHDPLPLIPKPLINGHELMSLGIPKGPQVGELLTAVQNLQLEGVLTSSEEAMAWVKENWKSTP, from the coding sequence ATGCAAAAAACTGCTGTCAGCATCGTCAGACGTCTCGTAGAGGCAGGCCATCAGGCCGTCTTTGCGGGCGGCTGTGTCCGTGATCATTTGATGGGCAAGGAGCCCAAGGACTACGACATCGCCACCAGTGCGCGACCTGACGAGGTCCAGCGCCTCTTTCCCAAGTCCTTTGCCGTGGGCGCGCATTTCGGAGTCATTCTGGTGCGGGAAGGGCAGCATTCTTTTGAGATCGCCACATTCCGCAATGATGGTGAGTACGCTGACGGTCGGCGGCCGGAATCTGTGACCTTCACCACGGCGGAGGAAGACGCCCACCGTCGTGACTTCACGGTCAATGGGCTGTTCTACGATCCCATCAATGACGAGGTGCTCGACTATGTCGGGGGGAGGCAGGATCTTGCCCGGCAGGTGTTGCGAGCCATCGGCGATCCACGGAAGCGGTTCGAGGAAGACCACTTGCGCCTCTTGCGGGCCGTGCGCTTTGCCACCGTGTTGGGTTTTGAGATCGAGCCGGGGACTTGGGCCGCCATGCTGGAGATGGCTCCCAAGATCACGAGCATCAGCGCCGAGCGCATCCGCGAGGAGCTCTCGCGAATCCTGCTGCACCCGAACCGCGTGCGTGGGTTCGATCTGCTGGTCAGCAGCGGCCTCATGGCTTCGGTTCTGCCCGAGATTCTCGTGCTGCAGGGGTGCGAGCAGCCACCGCAGTTCCACCCTGAAGGGGATGTGTTCATCCACACCCGCATCATGCTTGGCTTGCTGCCTGAGCAGGTTTCCCTGTCGCTGGTGTGGTCGGTCCTGCTGCATGACATTGCCAAGCCGGCCACCTTCAGCAGGGATCCGGACGGTCGCATCCGCTTCAATGGCCACGATAAACTCGGTGCCGAGATGGCGGAGGAAATCCTGCGACGCCTGAAATATCCGAACGACGTGATCGAACCGACCGTCGAGGCCGTGGCCAATCACATGGTCTTCAAGGACGTGCAGAAAATGCGGATTTCGCGCCTCAAGCGCTTCATGGCCCGCCCCGGGTTCGAAGACGAGATGGAGCTGCACCGCGTGGACTGCCAGAGCAGCAACGGCTTTTCGGACAACTACGACTTCATCCGGCAGAAGCAGGAGGAGTTCGGTCATGATCCGCTCCCGCTCATCCCCAAGCCGCTGATCAACGGTCACGAACTCATGAGCTTGGGCATCCCCAAAGGGCCCCAAGTGGGAGAGTTGCTCACGGCCGTGCAGAATCTTCAACTGGAAGGTGTGCTCACCTCGTCCGAGGAGGCCATGGCGTGGGTGAAGGAGAATTGGAAATCGACTCCGTGA
- a CDS encoding inositol monophosphatase family protein, protein MSSSSLLSVALEAAHAAGQLQRENLGSDLAVNEMLQYDIKLDLDVRCQTLITDIILKNFPDHAVLGEEGNAGNPDGTTQWIVDPIDGTVNFFYGIPHFCVSIGVKVNGELVAGVIYDPNQDETWAVEKGSAPTLNGKTIRTSSRTKISDAVVTCGFSKSEEAILASFERYKRISLAVKKTRMLGSAALALAYIACGRLDAYVEEQISEWDVAAGRLILEGAGGTFIEQPSRTHEGKMFIVATNGKIDMNPYL, encoded by the coding sequence ATGAGTTCGAGTTCCCTCCTGAGTGTCGCCCTTGAAGCCGCCCACGCCGCCGGCCAGCTACAACGCGAGAACCTGGGGTCCGACCTCGCCGTGAATGAGATGCTGCAGTACGACATCAAGCTCGATCTCGATGTGCGCTGCCAGACCCTGATCACGGACATCATCCTGAAGAACTTCCCCGACCATGCGGTACTTGGTGAGGAAGGGAACGCGGGCAATCCCGACGGCACCACCCAGTGGATCGTGGACCCCATCGATGGCACGGTGAATTTCTTCTACGGCATCCCGCACTTCTGCGTCTCCATCGGTGTGAAGGTGAATGGTGAACTGGTCGCCGGCGTCATTTACGATCCGAACCAGGACGAGACCTGGGCCGTGGAAAAGGGCTCCGCCCCCACGCTCAATGGCAAAACCATCCGCACCAGTTCCCGGACGAAAATCAGCGACGCCGTGGTGACCTGCGGTTTCTCCAAGAGCGAGGAGGCCATCCTCGCCAGCTTTGAGCGCTACAAGCGCATTTCCCTGGCGGTGAAAAAGACCCGCATGCTTGGCAGCGCAGCCTTGGCCCTGGCTTACATTGCCTGCGGTCGTCTGGACGCCTATGTGGAGGAGCAGATCAGCGAGTGGGACGTGGCCGCTGGCCGTCTCATCCTGGAAGGCGCAGGAGGCACATTTATCGAGCAGCCCAGCCGCACTCACGAGGGCAAGATGTTCATCGTCGCCACCAACGGCAAGATCGACATGAATCCGTACCTCTAA
- a CDS encoding pyridoxal phosphate-dependent aminotransferase — MDFISKNVSELAPSLTLSITSQAKALKKQGVDVLSFGAGEPDFNTPAHITEAAIKALQDGQTRYTESSGLIELREAISAKFEMDNGLKYSPSQISVNCGAKHSCYNAILAVCNPGDEVIIPAPYWTSYPEMVRLVGAVPVIVETKAEDGWKITPEQFEEAMSPLTKMIILNSPGNPTGSVYSKDELEKIAEIAVGEDIVILSDEIYEKLVYGDNKHISIASLGKEVSDLTITVNGFSKAYAMTGWRLGYTAAPKAIADAIDTIQSHTTSNPTTFAQYGAIAALNGDQQIVADMREEFNVRREFMLGRLQGIKNIRVVEPWGAFYFLVNIEPIGIKSVNFAEKLLSKQKVAAVPGIAFGEDYTIRFSYATSLDVINAGMDRFEEFCNQH, encoded by the coding sequence ATGGACTTCATCTCCAAAAACGTATCTGAACTGGCTCCTTCTCTGACGCTTTCCATTACCAGCCAGGCCAAAGCGCTGAAGAAACAGGGCGTGGACGTTTTGAGCTTTGGCGCGGGGGAGCCTGACTTCAATACCCCGGCCCACATCACGGAGGCGGCCATCAAGGCACTCCAGGATGGCCAGACCCGTTATACAGAGAGCTCCGGGCTGATCGAGCTGCGTGAGGCGATTTCTGCCAAGTTCGAGATGGACAACGGACTCAAGTATTCGCCCTCTCAGATCAGCGTGAACTGTGGTGCCAAGCACTCCTGTTACAACGCGATCCTGGCAGTGTGCAATCCGGGAGATGAAGTCATTATCCCGGCTCCCTACTGGACCAGCTATCCTGAAATGGTGCGCCTCGTGGGTGCCGTGCCGGTCATCGTCGAGACCAAGGCCGAAGACGGTTGGAAAATCACTCCCGAGCAGTTCGAAGAGGCGATGTCTCCTCTCACGAAGATGATCATCCTCAACAGCCCTGGCAATCCGACCGGGTCTGTGTACTCCAAAGACGAGCTTGAGAAGATCGCTGAAATCGCCGTGGGCGAAGACATCGTGATCCTCTCCGACGAGATTTATGAGAAGCTCGTTTATGGTGACAACAAGCACATCAGCATCGCCTCTTTGGGCAAGGAAGTTTCGGACCTGACGATCACCGTCAACGGCTTCTCCAAAGCCTATGCCATGACTGGCTGGCGCCTTGGTTACACCGCCGCTCCGAAGGCCATTGCCGACGCGATCGACACCATCCAGAGCCACACGACCTCGAACCCCACGACCTTTGCCCAATACGGCGCGATTGCCGCCCTCAACGGAGACCAGCAGATCGTGGCGGACATGCGTGAAGAGTTCAATGTGCGTCGTGAATTCATGTTGGGCCGCCTTCAGGGGATCAAGAACATCCGCGTGGTCGAGCCTTGGGGAGCTTTTTACTTCTTGGTGAACATCGAGCCCATCGGCATCAAGTCCGTGAACTTTGCCGAGAAACTGCTCAGCAAGCAGAAGGTTGCCGCCGTTCCTGGCATTGCTTTCGGTGAAGACTACACGATCCGCTTCAGCTACGCGACCAGCCTCGACGTGATCAACGCCGGTATGGACCGCTTCGAAGAGTTCTGCAACCAGCACTAA
- a CDS encoding M15 family metallopeptidase, protein MLTHCGSTPPKSKYTGKTDGKKEVWLGAAQLHEVISAASQRGLVDVRIYIPDIQYDLPYRTKKNVCWQPLYPQDMPCLLHIRTVEKLRVAQEILRSKGFGLKIWDAWRPPEVQESLFEHGGYTGMFTPPSLMWSRHCSGTAVDVTLVDATGRELEMPTGFDEADAKTSHNSPLPSEEVKSRRMSLQLAMTAAGFSMLDTEWWHFDDAEFDNGGVPPVVFARDVGLTLPVIKKRRAS, encoded by the coding sequence TTGCTCACGCATTGTGGCAGCACGCCACCCAAGTCCAAATACACAGGCAAGACGGACGGGAAGAAGGAAGTTTGGCTGGGCGCAGCTCAACTGCATGAAGTGATCTCAGCGGCCAGCCAGCGTGGTCTGGTGGACGTGCGGATTTACATTCCCGACATCCAGTATGACCTGCCGTATCGCACCAAGAAAAATGTGTGCTGGCAGCCGCTGTACCCCCAGGACATGCCGTGCCTGCTGCACATCCGCACGGTGGAAAAGCTGCGGGTGGCCCAGGAGATCCTGCGGTCCAAAGGGTTTGGTTTGAAGATCTGGGATGCCTGGCGTCCGCCCGAGGTGCAGGAGTCGCTTTTTGAACACGGTGGCTACACCGGCATGTTCACTCCCCCCAGTCTCATGTGGTCCCGCCATTGTTCCGGCACTGCTGTGGACGTCACCTTGGTAGATGCCACGGGCCGGGAGCTGGAAATGCCCACGGGTTTTGACGAAGCGGACGCCAAAACGTCGCACAACTCTCCGCTGCCCAGCGAGGAGGTGAAATCCCGCCGCATGTCTCTCCAGCTCGCGATGACTGCGGCAGGGTTCAGCATGCTGGACACGGAGTGGTGGCATTTTGACGATGCGGAGTTCGACAACGGTGGTGTGCCGCCGGTGGTCTTTGCCAGGGACGTCGGCCTCACTCTGCCAGTGATCAAAAAACGCCGCGCATCTTGA